In a single window of the Nicotiana tomentosiformis chromosome 8, ASM39032v3, whole genome shotgun sequence genome:
- the LOC138897261 gene encoding uncharacterized protein: protein MAVTTRSGKYGDTTTSNQRSIIDDDVVVQEDEIPSNVVQANDEVRNDIDENVEETQEEVNPSRERVIDIPEPVVPKAKEPMPRPPPPYPQRLSKINCENQFKIFIDMMKSLSINVPLVEELEQMLGYANFIKDLVTKKRSMNCETIKMTHQMPLGIINGVLVRVDKFILPADFVILDCEVDYEVPIILGRPFLATGKALVDMEAGEITFRVGDEKVVFHVCKSMRQTNSNKVCSFVDLVTEVIVDDASATMNVEDNLEAVLLNLDDEEEKEGYVECVNALQGMGSYTYEPRKLSLDVENRKTPPTKPSIEEPPTLR from the exons ATGGCCGTGACTACGAGAAGTGGAAAATATGGAGAtacaaccacctcaaatcaaagaagcATTATAGATGATGATGttgtggttcaagaagatgagattccaagcaatgtggttcaagctaatgacgaAGTAAGaaatgatattgatgaaaatgtggaggagacgcaagaagaggtgaacccgtctagggagcgcgtgattgacataccagaaccggtagtgccaaaggctaaggaaccaatgccaaggcctcctcctccataccctcaaaggctttcAAAGATAAAttgtgagaaccaattcaaaatatttattgacatgatgaagagtttgtCTATCAATGTACCATTGGTTGAGGAGTTGGAACAAATGCTGGGTTATGCAAACTTCATAAAGGACTTGGTCACCAAGAAGAGGTCaatgaattgtgaaactatcaagatgacacatcaa ATGCCATTGGGAATTATTAATGGTGTGTTAgtccgtgttgataagttcattcttccagcggactttgtgatccttgattgtgaagttgactacgaggtgcctattatcttgggtagacctttccttgctacggggaaggctcttgttgatatgGAAGCCGGTGAgatcactttccgggtgggtgacgaaaaggtggttttccatgtgtgcaaatcgatGAGGCAAACAAATAGCAACAAAGTTTGTTCATTCGTGGATTtagtgaccgaagtaattgttgatgatgctagtgccacaATGAATGTTGAGGATAATTTGGAAGCCGTATTGCTTAACCTTGATGATGAGGAGGAGAAAGAAGGCTATGTGGAGTGTGTGAATGCATTGCAAGggatggggtcgtacacttatgagcCACGCAAGCTATCTTTGGATGTTGAaaatcggaagactcctccaacaaagccctcaatcgaggagcctcccactttgag gtag